The proteins below come from a single Parageobacillus thermoglucosidasius genomic window:
- a CDS encoding methyl-accepting chemotaxis protein, with translation MRSITWKKSIKIQLVISFLFPFLVFSLVLFGFVRYVSDYIIQEHVIPQFDERLTENGRLLTEMLDPNLIKNTIDFPKTYGPELKRDLDSFIERKKGIEYVYVLSRKNGKDVIVALNGSDKFMVESPFTNDQKLSYENKEPVLSSIYRDKWGVHKSFFIPVDGADAIVGIDMSAKFIDQLEKWILTVSLIATAVIVVIGVLLALFVGNRISKPLNRLVQYAKIFSTGDLSQAVNIQREDEIGVLANSFEEMRKNLSRIIDHVREKSEAIHHTGQTLLASFEELAQASKQIAMSTDEEAKGAEERANHIDRISNMMSEMSIAISNVDEQTKLIKDLTDQTSQQAEKGNVQVQMITEQMNKIKQNGMVSKENLFNLGKKLEHINEIIKIIQDISSQIHLLSLNASIEAARAGEAGKGFSVVAQEVQKLANQTDESIKTISEAIDEINEQANIVLNLNQQDFEDIVKGVEIVEDNGRLFNSIFEAVEQLAKGIDAIVKSTEDLHQASDEILTSIQEIAAISEQGAAATQEISASAAQQDNTIDYLKQQNSELKLLADNLQDMIKRFKTSKM, from the coding sequence ATGAGAAGTATAACTTGGAAAAAATCAATCAAAATCCAATTAGTCATTAGTTTTTTATTTCCATTTCTTGTGTTTTCTCTAGTTCTTTTTGGATTTGTCCGATATGTATCAGATTATATTATTCAAGAACATGTTATTCCCCAGTTTGATGAACGTCTGACAGAAAATGGACGATTACTAACAGAGATGCTTGATCCTAATTTAATTAAAAATACAATCGACTTCCCAAAGACGTATGGCCCGGAACTTAAGCGGGATTTGGATTCGTTTATTGAACGAAAAAAAGGAATCGAGTATGTATACGTATTATCAAGAAAAAATGGCAAAGATGTCATTGTTGCTTTAAATGGCAGTGACAAATTTATGGTTGAGTCTCCATTTACAAATGATCAAAAATTATCATATGAAAACAAAGAGCCCGTGCTGAGTTCCATTTATAGAGATAAATGGGGGGTCCATAAATCCTTTTTCATTCCTGTTGACGGTGCGGATGCCATCGTTGGAATAGATATGAGCGCTAAATTTATTGATCAACTAGAAAAATGGATATTGACTGTTTCGCTTATTGCAACAGCTGTCATAGTTGTTATTGGAGTCTTATTGGCTTTGTTTGTTGGAAATAGAATATCTAAACCTCTTAATCGTCTAGTACAATATGCGAAAATCTTTTCTACCGGAGATCTTAGCCAAGCGGTAAATATCCAGCGGGAAGATGAGATAGGGGTTTTAGCGAATAGTTTTGAAGAAATGAGAAAAAATTTAAGTCGCATCATCGATCATGTAAGAGAGAAATCGGAAGCAATTCATCATACTGGCCAAACTCTTTTGGCATCCTTTGAAGAATTAGCTCAAGCATCTAAACAGATTGCGATGAGTACAGATGAAGAGGCAAAAGGTGCTGAAGAAAGAGCCAATCATATTGACCGGATTTCAAATATGATGTCTGAAATGTCAATAGCGATATCCAATGTGGATGAACAAACGAAGTTGATTAAAGACCTTACCGATCAAACAAGCCAGCAAGCTGAAAAAGGAAATGTTCAAGTTCAAATGATTACCGAACAAATGAACAAAATAAAACAAAATGGCATGGTGAGTAAAGAAAACTTATTTAATCTGGGGAAAAAATTAGAACATATTAATGAAATCATTAAGATTATCCAAGACATTTCATCCCAAATCCATCTTCTTTCTTTAAATGCATCGATTGAAGCAGCTCGTGCTGGAGAAGCCGGTAAAGGATTTTCGGTTGTTGCCCAAGAAGTTCAGAAGCTTGCAAACCAAACTGATGAATCCATCAAAACAATATCTGAAGCGATAGATGAGATCAATGAACAGGCTAATATTGTGCTAAATCTGAACCAACAAGATTTTGAAGATATTGTAAAAGGTGTTGAAATTGTTGAAGATAATGGGCGATTATTTAATTCTATTTTTGAAGCAGTAGAGCAATTGGCAAAAGGGATTGATGCGATTGTTAAAAGTACAGAAGATCTGCATCAAGCATCCGATGAAATTTTAACATCCATTCAAGAAATTGCAGCAATTTCAGAGCAAGGAGCGGCTGCGACTCAAGAAATTTCTGCTTCTGCTGCTCAACAAGACAATACGATTGACTATTTAAAACAACAAAATTCAGAGCTGAAACTCTTGGCTGACAACCTTCAAGATATGATTAAGCGATTTAAGACAAGTAAAATGTGA